A part of Oncorhynchus kisutch isolate 150728-3 linkage group LG2, Okis_V2, whole genome shotgun sequence genomic DNA contains:
- the LOC109907538 gene encoding Krueppel-like factor 10 isoform X1 gives MRKCMSSFVERHNNSGTMEVDELYHPGSQNHEESQCHPMAVGDMEAVEALMFMNTHWKARTSRSFKHRQFRPLTPSSDFSEDDSRLSLDPAEVHESLCMTPPYSPPNFEAIHSHPAPETVQTSWCQRHNPQPAQQGLTQPQMVSQPQSQATSVIRHTADAQHCSWSICPAAPLEHRLTQPLPPQPQPSPDSINPLADRLSGRDSKWNMTPLDSSAELAATQAPVTVTLPASVGKFHQPTSVSPVNSGVSPVPVYCQILPAVPIAANSHIPMVETSHQQQSAAVGPPSVFFMGDQVTKGSIIFLVPRPVVGIQPSVLTSGGTKLPAIAPAPGFTSVVQRQSLQPAEVSRVRSHICPHEDCGKTYFKSSHLKAHMRTHTGEKPFKCRWEGCERCFARSDELSRHRRTHTGEKRFACPMCHSRFMRSDHLAKHARRHLATKKVPCWQMGVCHSVDVTHAVFSAPFLRPLPGINSCLKDTVE, from the exons ATGAGAAAATGTATGTCGTCCTTTGTCGAGCGCCACAACAAT AGTGGCACAATGGAAGTTGATGAGCTGTACCATCCTGGCAGTCAGAACCATGAAGAGTCCCAGTGTCACCCTATGGCCGTGGGAGACATGGAGGCCGTGGAGGCTCTTATGTTCATGAACACCCACTGGAAAGCCAGGACTTCCAGGAGCTTCAAGCATAGACAGTTCCGACCTCTGACCCCTTCCTCTGACTTCTCAGAGGATGACTCTCGTCTCTCACTTGACCCGGCTGAGGTTCATGAGTCTCTG TGTATGACCCCGCCATACAGCCCGCCAAACTTTGAGGCCATTCACAGTCATCCTGCTCCAGAGACAGTACAGACCTCCTGGTGCCAGAGACATAACCCACAGCCAGCACAGCAGGGCTTGACACAGCCACAGATGGTCAGCCAGCCCCAATCACAGGCCACTAGTGTGATCCGTCACACTGCAGACGCACAGCACTGCAGCTGGAGCATCTGTCCAGCCGCCCCCCTGGAGCACAGACTAACCCAACCCCTgcctccccagccccagccaagTCCAGACAGCATCAACCCCCTGGCAGATAGGCTATCTGGCAGGGACTCCAAATGGAACATGACACCCCTTGACTCCTCTGCTGAACTGGCTGCCACCCAGGCTCCGGTTACTGTGACTCTGCCAGCCTCTGTTGGTAAATTCCACCAACCTACATCGGTGTCCCCTGTCAACAGTGGGGTTTCTCCTGTTCCGGTTTACTGCCAGATACTACCTGCTGTGCCCATTGCAGCGAACAGTCATATTCCAATGGTAGAGACCAGTCACCAACAACAGTCAGCAGCAGTTggtcctccttcagtcttcttcaTGGGCGACCAGGTGACAAAGGGCTCTATCATCTTCTTGGTTCCCCGGCCAGTTGTCGGGATCCAGCCGTCAGTGCTGACATCTGGTGGCACCAAGCTGCCAGCCATCGCCCCAGCGCCAGGCTTCACCTCAGTGGTCCAGCGGCAAAGCCTGCAGCCTGCTGAGGTGTCCAGAGTCCGCAGCCATATCTGCCCCCACGAAGACTGTGGCAAGACCTACTTTAAGAGCTCCCACCTCAAGGCTCACATGAGAACTCACACAG GTGAGAAACCTTTCAAATGCAGGTGGGAAGGCTGTGAGAGATGCTTCGCTCGATCCGATGAGCTATCACGCCACCGTAGAACCCACACGGGAGAGAAGCGCTTCGCCTGCCCCATGTGCCACAGCCGCTTCATGCGTAGCGACCACCTGGCCAAGCACGCCCGTCGACACCTGGCCACCAAGAAGGTGCCCTGTTGGCAGATGGGAGTCTGTCACAGCGTTGATGTTACACATGCAGTGTTTTCAGCACCGTTCCTTCGTCCTCTGCCCGGAATAAACTCTTGCCTTAAAGACACTGTAGAATAA
- the LOC109907538 gene encoding Krueppel-like factor 10 isoform X2: MEVDELYHPGSQNHEESQCHPMAVGDMEAVEALMFMNTHWKARTSRSFKHRQFRPLTPSSDFSEDDSRLSLDPAEVHESLCMTPPYSPPNFEAIHSHPAPETVQTSWCQRHNPQPAQQGLTQPQMVSQPQSQATSVIRHTADAQHCSWSICPAAPLEHRLTQPLPPQPQPSPDSINPLADRLSGRDSKWNMTPLDSSAELAATQAPVTVTLPASVGKFHQPTSVSPVNSGVSPVPVYCQILPAVPIAANSHIPMVETSHQQQSAAVGPPSVFFMGDQVTKGSIIFLVPRPVVGIQPSVLTSGGTKLPAIAPAPGFTSVVQRQSLQPAEVSRVRSHICPHEDCGKTYFKSSHLKAHMRTHTGEKPFKCRWEGCERCFARSDELSRHRRTHTGEKRFACPMCHSRFMRSDHLAKHARRHLATKKVPCWQMGVCHSVDVTHAVFSAPFLRPLPGINSCLKDTVE; the protein is encoded by the exons ATGGAAGTTGATGAGCTGTACCATCCTGGCAGTCAGAACCATGAAGAGTCCCAGTGTCACCCTATGGCCGTGGGAGACATGGAGGCCGTGGAGGCTCTTATGTTCATGAACACCCACTGGAAAGCCAGGACTTCCAGGAGCTTCAAGCATAGACAGTTCCGACCTCTGACCCCTTCCTCTGACTTCTCAGAGGATGACTCTCGTCTCTCACTTGACCCGGCTGAGGTTCATGAGTCTCTG TGTATGACCCCGCCATACAGCCCGCCAAACTTTGAGGCCATTCACAGTCATCCTGCTCCAGAGACAGTACAGACCTCCTGGTGCCAGAGACATAACCCACAGCCAGCACAGCAGGGCTTGACACAGCCACAGATGGTCAGCCAGCCCCAATCACAGGCCACTAGTGTGATCCGTCACACTGCAGACGCACAGCACTGCAGCTGGAGCATCTGTCCAGCCGCCCCCCTGGAGCACAGACTAACCCAACCCCTgcctccccagccccagccaagTCCAGACAGCATCAACCCCCTGGCAGATAGGCTATCTGGCAGGGACTCCAAATGGAACATGACACCCCTTGACTCCTCTGCTGAACTGGCTGCCACCCAGGCTCCGGTTACTGTGACTCTGCCAGCCTCTGTTGGTAAATTCCACCAACCTACATCGGTGTCCCCTGTCAACAGTGGGGTTTCTCCTGTTCCGGTTTACTGCCAGATACTACCTGCTGTGCCCATTGCAGCGAACAGTCATATTCCAATGGTAGAGACCAGTCACCAACAACAGTCAGCAGCAGTTggtcctccttcagtcttcttcaTGGGCGACCAGGTGACAAAGGGCTCTATCATCTTCTTGGTTCCCCGGCCAGTTGTCGGGATCCAGCCGTCAGTGCTGACATCTGGTGGCACCAAGCTGCCAGCCATCGCCCCAGCGCCAGGCTTCACCTCAGTGGTCCAGCGGCAAAGCCTGCAGCCTGCTGAGGTGTCCAGAGTCCGCAGCCATATCTGCCCCCACGAAGACTGTGGCAAGACCTACTTTAAGAGCTCCCACCTCAAGGCTCACATGAGAACTCACACAG GTGAGAAACCTTTCAAATGCAGGTGGGAAGGCTGTGAGAGATGCTTCGCTCGATCCGATGAGCTATCACGCCACCGTAGAACCCACACGGGAGAGAAGCGCTTCGCCTGCCCCATGTGCCACAGCCGCTTCATGCGTAGCGACCACCTGGCCAAGCACGCCCGTCGACACCTGGCCACCAAGAAGGTGCCCTGTTGGCAGATGGGAGTCTGTCACAGCGTTGATGTTACACATGCAGTGTTTTCAGCACCGTTCCTTCGTCCTCTGCCCGGAATAAACTCTTGCCTTAAAGACACTGTAGAATAA